The following are encoded together in the Geobacter sulfurreducens PCA genome:
- the csrA gene encoding carbon storage regulator CsrA: MLVLTRKMGEVVTIGDSIRIKVVEMKGNQVRLGIEAPNDMRIYREEIYIKVQRENQIAASWSLADLEKAVTCLGADGKE; encoded by the coding sequence ATGTTAGTACTGACCAGAAAAATGGGAGAAGTAGTCACCATCGGCGATTCCATCAGGATCAAGGTGGTGGAGATGAAAGGAAACCAAGTGCGGCTCGGCATCGAGGCTCCCAACGACATGCGCATCTACCGTGAGGAAATCTATATCAAGGTTCAGCGCGAAAACCAGATTGCCGCTTCGTGGAGCCTGGCGGACCTGGAGAAGGCGGTAACCTGCCTCGGCGCGGACGGGAAGGAGTAA
- the flgK gene encoding flagellar hook-associated protein FlgK, translated as MSILSLLDIAKSGITAQRLALEVTSENITNVNTPGYSKQTTVFTTATVSQERGFPLGNGVRVAEIQRAYDDFLQMQLKSENTTKGWSDTVLASMTRAEQLFNEFTTDGLGKSLQDFFSAWQDLTANPQGQPERQAILARGQQLADQFKRVNSYLNDIRTEANQSLEGVTADVNDKLRKIASLNEQIKQIEVQGARANELRDQRDLAVRQLAEKVGITYMEQTDGTLNVSLSLGQPLVLGKDAAVLSLQPDAANSGFYRIYSTAPGGKTAVDISSIVGGPGNGQGEMGGTLQVRDSLVNGFLADLDELAYTLATEVNAVHSSGFGLTGSTGLDFFSTPATMAGYSGLGGISVAISNSNDIAAANADPSVGGTGNNTNAKDIASLFDKILPLSGGNMTLGGFYNSLVGKVGVSVQNAERSATLSEGVLKQLDNLRESQSGVSLDEELANLIKYQKAFEGAAKLINTGTEMMDVILGLVR; from the coding sequence ATGAGTATCCTGAGCCTCCTCGACATAGCCAAATCGGGCATCACCGCGCAGCGTCTCGCTCTTGAGGTCACCAGCGAGAATATCACCAACGTGAACACGCCCGGCTATTCAAAGCAGACCACCGTCTTCACCACCGCCACCGTTTCACAGGAGCGAGGGTTCCCCCTCGGCAACGGGGTAAGGGTCGCGGAAATCCAGCGGGCCTATGACGATTTCCTCCAGATGCAGCTCAAGTCCGAAAACACCACCAAGGGGTGGAGCGACACGGTGCTTGCCTCCATGACGCGGGCCGAGCAGCTCTTCAACGAGTTTACCACCGATGGCCTGGGCAAGTCGCTGCAGGATTTTTTCAGTGCCTGGCAGGATCTGACCGCCAACCCCCAAGGCCAGCCCGAGCGGCAGGCGATCCTGGCGCGGGGACAGCAGCTTGCGGACCAGTTCAAGCGGGTCAACAGCTACCTCAATGACATCAGGACCGAGGCAAACCAGTCCCTGGAGGGGGTTACCGCCGACGTCAACGACAAGCTGCGGAAGATTGCCTCCCTCAACGAGCAGATCAAGCAGATCGAGGTTCAGGGCGCCCGGGCCAATGAGCTGCGCGATCAGCGCGATCTGGCCGTGCGCCAGCTCGCCGAAAAGGTCGGCATCACGTACATGGAGCAGACCGACGGCACCCTTAACGTGAGCCTCTCCCTCGGCCAGCCGCTGGTTCTGGGTAAGGATGCGGCAGTCCTTTCGCTGCAGCCCGATGCGGCCAATTCGGGCTTTTACAGGATCTACTCCACCGCCCCAGGCGGCAAGACTGCCGTGGACATCAGCTCCATCGTGGGAGGGCCGGGGAACGGCCAGGGTGAAATGGGGGGGACGCTCCAGGTCCGTGATTCTCTGGTGAACGGCTTTCTGGCCGACCTCGACGAGTTGGCCTATACGCTGGCAACCGAGGTGAACGCAGTGCACTCCAGCGGCTTCGGCCTCACCGGCTCCACTGGCCTCGACTTCTTCTCCACGCCGGCGACCATGGCGGGATACAGCGGGCTGGGCGGGATATCCGTCGCCATCTCCAATAGCAACGACATTGCCGCCGCCAATGCCGACCCCTCAGTGGGGGGGACCGGCAACAACACCAATGCCAAGGATATCGCCTCCCTGTTCGACAAGATCCTGCCCCTGTCGGGCGGAAATATGACCCTCGGCGGTTTCTACAACTCCCTGGTGGGGAAGGTGGGCGTATCGGTCCAGAATGCAGAGCGGAGCGCAACGCTGTCCGAGGGCGTTCTGAAGCAGTTGGACAATCTGCGTGAATCCCAATCGGGGGTCTCTCTGGATGAGGAGCTGGCAAACCTCATCAAGTATCAGAAGGCCTTTGAGGGGGCCGCGAAACTCATCAATACGGGAACCGAGATGATGGATGTCATCCTCGGGCTCGTTCGATAG
- a CDS encoding CgeB family protein produces the protein MSADRPGAPSSGVRIMHGRRGHPTALVMGEDGTETCLHSLYDPIHEADSFVAGPVDAAVLVFLGTGLGYHLPRSLANNPHVSRVILVERYPELAELAAARLAQGWSGRIDVVTLPSAGRFPPDPEELDAAALYVVPHPPSVRAHPAWYDHYRILLATVGRTNSATDRPHAAGRPFTILVPFEAYYVQRECIHGLESLGHRVVVLDCRGREGDEASLFGEALRGERPDLVLSVNMRGLDRRGVAAEMLRRLGIPLALWFVDSPEFILYGEALPPADGCHVFLWEKSYLPAVAAQGYRVSYLPLAADVGLAKAARVDERFSAGLSFVGNSLVSGFLARLAVKFPVTPQVMAFAGEAVERIIAARGDQLRLADQLVAEGARFLPDDDARLFFRAYLLHSATSAYRTRLLGQLLPLGLTFFGDPDGWRKVFGSTIDARPDVNYFRETPAVYASSAVNVNATSLQMPHTVNQRVFDVPLCGGFLLTDRQGALDELFAENEVALYDGISDVAETARFYLERKGLRREIAERARCRVLGEHTYGHRMQKVIAEIFGRPV, from the coding sequence GTGAGCGCAGACCGGCCGGGGGCTCCGTCCTCCGGGGTGCGGATCATGCACGGCCGCAGGGGGCACCCTACGGCCCTGGTCATGGGCGAGGACGGCACCGAGACCTGTCTTCACTCCCTCTACGATCCGATCCACGAGGCAGACTCCTTTGTTGCGGGGCCAGTGGATGCTGCGGTCCTCGTTTTCCTCGGTACCGGCCTCGGCTACCACCTGCCCCGGTCCCTGGCGAACAATCCGCACGTCAGCCGCGTCATCCTCGTGGAGCGGTACCCGGAGCTGGCCGAACTTGCCGCGGCCCGGCTCGCCCAAGGATGGAGCGGACGGATCGACGTGGTTACGCTTCCCTCAGCCGGCAGGTTTCCACCTGACCCTGAGGAGCTTGATGCCGCAGCACTGTATGTCGTCCCCCATCCTCCCTCCGTGCGGGCACACCCTGCCTGGTACGACCACTACCGCATCCTGCTTGCCACCGTGGGACGGACGAATTCCGCCACGGATCGCCCGCACGCGGCTGGGCGCCCCTTCACGATCCTTGTTCCCTTTGAAGCCTACTATGTCCAGCGAGAGTGTATCCACGGGCTCGAATCCCTGGGGCACCGGGTCGTTGTTCTGGACTGCCGGGGGCGAGAAGGGGACGAAGCATCGCTTTTCGGTGAGGCGCTCCGTGGCGAACGGCCAGACCTGGTGCTGAGCGTCAACATGCGCGGTCTCGACCGGCGCGGCGTTGCGGCGGAAATGTTGCGGCGGCTCGGTATCCCGCTCGCCCTCTGGTTCGTGGACTCGCCGGAATTCATCCTCTACGGTGAGGCGTTGCCTCCCGCCGACGGATGCCATGTCTTTCTGTGGGAAAAGAGCTACCTGCCTGCAGTGGCCGCGCAGGGGTACCGGGTGTCGTACCTGCCGCTGGCAGCCGATGTCGGTTTGGCCAAGGCAGCCCGCGTGGATGAACGGTTCAGCGCAGGATTGTCCTTTGTGGGAAACTCGCTGGTGAGCGGTTTTCTGGCCCGTCTGGCCGTCAAGTTTCCGGTTACGCCTCAGGTCATGGCGTTCGCCGGCGAGGCGGTTGAGCGAATCATCGCCGCCCGGGGCGACCAGCTGCGGCTTGCCGACCAGCTTGTGGCCGAGGGTGCCCGTTTTCTGCCGGATGATGATGCCCGTCTTTTCTTCCGGGCCTACCTGCTCCACAGCGCCACCTCCGCCTACCGGACAAGGCTTCTGGGGCAGTTGCTTCCCCTGGGGCTTACCTTTTTCGGCGATCCGGACGGTTGGCGAAAGGTGTTCGGCAGCACCATAGATGCCCGTCCCGACGTGAATTACTTCAGGGAAACCCCGGCGGTCTACGCTTCCAGCGCTGTGAATGTCAACGCCACCAGCCTCCAGATGCCCCACACTGTCAACCAGCGGGTCTTTGACGTGCCCCTGTGCGGCGGTTTTCTCCTGACCGACCGGCAAGGGGCTCTGGATGAGCTCTTTGCCGAGAATGAGGTGGCGCTTTACGACGGGATCAGCGATGTGGCTGAAACGGCCCGGTTTTACCTGGAGCGGAAGGGGTTGCGACGGGAGATCGCGGAACGTGCCCGGTGCAGAGTGCTTGGCGAGCACACCTACGGGCACCGGATGCAGAAGGTGATTGCAGAGATTTTCGGGCGCCCGGTCTAG
- a CDS encoding amidohydrolase family protein yields MSVIDIHCHTAGVGAGGSGCFISTRLRESWRYRFYLASFGVTDAELEREGDGLVLRRLAERLAVSTRVQAAVVLALDGAIDSRGNLDQTRTELFIPNDFLSGQCRRYPNLLFGASVNPLRPDALDRLDAAAAASAVLVKWLPSIQGTDPADRRLVPFYRRLAELGLPLLTHTGEEQSFTRADNSLSDPNRLRLPLDEGVTVIAAHCATSGRSEGQRNRHRLLALFAAYPNLHADISSLTQVNRLGHLQWVLKHRELHERLLYGTDMPLPATALTSPWFHLFSLGPFAARRLAAIRNPWDRDVALKLALGMPEQILHNAAGLLRLA; encoded by the coding sequence ATGAGCGTCATAGACATTCATTGTCACACCGCAGGGGTCGGAGCCGGCGGCAGCGGCTGCTTCATTTCGACCCGTCTGAGGGAAAGCTGGAGGTACCGGTTCTATCTGGCATCCTTCGGAGTCACCGATGCGGAGCTCGAACGGGAAGGGGACGGCCTGGTCCTGCGCCGCCTTGCGGAACGGTTGGCAGTCTCGACCCGGGTCCAGGCCGCCGTGGTGCTGGCACTGGACGGTGCCATCGACTCCCGGGGAAACCTGGACCAGACCCGGACCGAATTGTTCATTCCCAATGACTTTCTCTCCGGCCAGTGTCGCAGGTATCCCAACCTCCTGTTCGGCGCCAGCGTCAACCCCCTGCGGCCCGACGCCCTGGACCGGCTCGATGCCGCGGCTGCCGCCAGCGCGGTGCTGGTCAAGTGGCTGCCCTCGATCCAGGGAACCGATCCGGCGGACCGGCGGCTGGTTCCCTTTTACCGGCGCCTTGCGGAACTCGGGTTGCCGCTGCTCACCCACACCGGCGAGGAGCAATCATTCACCCGGGCTGACAACAGTCTGTCAGATCCGAACCGCCTCCGCCTGCCCCTCGATGAAGGGGTTACGGTCATTGCCGCCCACTGTGCCACCAGCGGCAGGAGCGAGGGCCAACGGAACCGGCACCGGCTTCTGGCCCTGTTTGCAGCCTATCCCAACCTCCATGCCGATATCTCATCCCTTACCCAGGTTAACCGCCTGGGGCACCTTCAATGGGTCCTGAAGCACCGGGAACTCCACGAGCGGCTCCTGTACGGCACCGATATGCCCTTGCCCGCCACGGCGCTCACCTCGCCCTGGTTTCACCTCTTCTCTCTCGGTCCGTTCGCAGCCAGGCGCCTGGCTGCCATCCGCAACCCCTGGGACCGGGACGTGGCCCTGAAGCTGGCATTAGGGATGCCCGAGCAGATTCTACACAACGCGGCCGGTCTCTTGCGACTCGCCTGA
- the fliD gene encoding flagellar filament capping protein FliD, with amino-acid sequence MASVSFGGLATGLDSNTLISQLMYLERAPERILESKKSTISSQIDVYTQVTNLLNSFKTLAAGMNTATGFMGKTTSVGDSTVATATSSSIASPGSFNLTVNSLAKNERQVVDQGYASADALNFKTGTFTISGVATPITIAEGQNSLQGIASAINASGANVTASIINDGSANPYRLVITGKDTNNYTLNFSGLTGDPASGSAYTTPTITKSGPTYQAGAAASFSVNGIAITKTSNIVTDVIPGVTLTLLKEGGATTTVTVGNDTSGVTKKINDFVGAYNAAMSQINKQSEYNATTKKGGVLSGDSTLRSVKTQLQNVLTTPVAGITGKYSTLADIGITTDRSNGTLTVDATKLADALGSNFNDVVELFTKNGGVSNLDTEKYGVAEQFRKVIDRFTHAYEGPSSTANGIISSRVRGLNDTIKSIDDQIDAMEVRMERKEEALKKQFTAMETLVSSLTTQGNSLISYLYGS; translated from the coding sequence ATGGCAAGTGTATCGTTTGGCGGATTGGCAACGGGACTGGACTCAAATACGCTCATTTCCCAGCTTATGTACCTGGAGCGCGCACCCGAGCGGATCCTGGAGAGCAAGAAGAGCACGATCAGCAGTCAGATCGATGTCTATACTCAGGTCACGAACTTGCTGAATTCGTTCAAGACCCTGGCTGCCGGGATGAATACCGCCACCGGTTTCATGGGCAAGACCACGTCAGTGGGGGACAGTACGGTCGCGACGGCCACATCGTCCAGCATCGCATCGCCGGGCAGCTTTAACCTGACGGTGAACTCCCTGGCAAAGAACGAGCGGCAGGTTGTTGACCAGGGATATGCCTCGGCAGACGCGCTCAATTTCAAGACCGGCACCTTCACCATCAGCGGCGTGGCCACTCCCATCACCATTGCCGAAGGCCAGAATTCCCTTCAGGGGATCGCCTCGGCCATCAATGCTTCCGGTGCGAACGTGACCGCGTCGATCATCAACGACGGTTCGGCGAATCCCTACCGGCTTGTTATCACCGGCAAGGACACGAACAATTACACCCTGAACTTCTCGGGGCTCACCGGCGATCCGGCCAGCGGCTCCGCCTATACCACGCCCACCATCACCAAGTCGGGTCCGACCTACCAGGCGGGAGCGGCTGCCAGTTTCTCCGTAAACGGCATCGCCATTACCAAGACCTCCAACATCGTCACCGACGTAATCCCGGGCGTGACTCTCACCCTGCTCAAGGAGGGGGGGGCAACCACTACGGTGACCGTGGGGAACGACACATCCGGCGTCACCAAGAAGATCAACGACTTTGTCGGCGCCTACAACGCAGCCATGTCGCAGATCAACAAGCAGTCCGAATACAATGCGACCACCAAGAAAGGAGGGGTCCTCTCCGGGGACTCTACCCTCCGCAGCGTGAAGACGCAGCTCCAGAACGTCCTGACCACTCCCGTGGCAGGGATAACCGGCAAATACTCCACCCTGGCCGATATCGGCATTACTACCGACCGGTCCAACGGCACGCTCACCGTTGACGCGACCAAGCTTGCCGATGCACTGGGCAGCAATTTCAACGATGTGGTGGAGCTCTTTACGAAAAACGGCGGCGTCTCCAACCTGGACACGGAAAAATATGGCGTTGCCGAGCAATTCAGGAAGGTCATCGATCGCTTTACCCATGCCTACGAGGGGCCGTCCTCCACTGCCAACGGCATCATTTCGAGTCGGGTGCGGGGGCTCAACGACACCATCAAGAGCATCGACGATCAGATCGATGCCATGGAAGTGAGGATGGAGCGCAAGGAAGAGGCCCTGAAGAAGCAGTTTACCGCCATGGAGACCCTTGTCAGCAGTCTTACAACGCAGGGGAATTCGCTTATAAGTTACCTGTACGGGTCGTAG
- a CDS encoding flagellin — protein MALTVNTNVASINAQRNLNVTQLALGKSLERLSSGYRINRAGDDAAGLAISENMRAQVRSMNQAVRNANDGVSLVQTAEGALNEVSNILVRMRELATQAATGTVSSEQRGYIDSEFQALKGEIDRIASSSEFNGAKLLDGTSATYSFQVGSRNTGNDVISVSISAAGASSIGVGTASVTGNNGAAAKAALDSIDSAIANVSSIRGTLGAVQNRLQSTINNLQVSVENLSAAESRIRDVDVASETAALTRAQILTQAGTAILAQANQTPQSALSLLR, from the coding sequence ATGGCACTCACAGTCAACACCAACGTCGCATCCATCAACGCCCAGCGGAACCTCAACGTAACTCAGCTCGCACTCGGCAAGTCCCTCGAGCGCCTCTCCTCCGGCTACCGGATCAACCGCGCCGGTGACGACGCCGCCGGTCTGGCCATCTCCGAGAACATGAGAGCCCAAGTCCGCTCCATGAACCAGGCCGTCCGTAACGCCAACGACGGCGTGTCGCTTGTGCAGACCGCTGAAGGCGCGCTGAACGAGGTCAGCAACATCCTGGTCCGGATGAGGGAGCTCGCCACCCAGGCCGCTACCGGTACCGTTTCTTCCGAGCAGCGTGGTTACATCGACTCCGAGTTCCAGGCCCTCAAGGGCGAGATCGACCGGATCGCCAGCTCCAGCGAGTTCAACGGCGCCAAGCTGCTGGACGGCACCTCCGCCACCTACTCGTTCCAGGTCGGTTCCCGCAACACCGGCAATGACGTGATCTCCGTCTCCATCAGCGCCGCCGGCGCCAGCTCCATCGGCGTGGGAACCGCCAGCGTCACCGGCAACAACGGTGCCGCCGCCAAGGCCGCCCTCGACTCCATCGACTCGGCAATCGCGAACGTGTCGAGCATCCGTGGTACCCTGGGTGCGGTCCAGAACCGCCTCCAGTCCACCATCAACAACCTCCAGGTGTCGGTGGAGAACCTCTCCGCCGCCGAATCCCGGATCCGCGACGTTGACGTTGCTTCCGAGACCGCAGCCCTGACCCGTGCCCAGATCCTGACCCAGGCCGGCACCGCCATCCTGGCCCAGGCCAACCAGACCCCGCAGTCGGCCCTTTCGCTCCTGCGTTAA
- the fliS gene encoding flagellar export chaperone FliS, giving the protein MLTPFNQYQNTQVGTASPEKILIMLYDGAINFSKIALERMEKKDLAGKGKYISKAQAIVSELMNTLNHDVGGGIAQRLEQLYIYVIDEYINANINNSPRALENAIRILTVLRDSWVEAIDIWKRERDAVPPSVHQPGYVAGQAR; this is encoded by the coding sequence ATGCTGACCCCTTTCAACCAGTATCAGAACACCCAGGTCGGGACTGCCAGCCCGGAAAAGATCCTGATCATGCTCTATGACGGCGCTATCAACTTTTCGAAGATCGCCCTCGAGCGAATGGAGAAAAAAGATCTCGCCGGTAAGGGAAAGTACATCAGCAAGGCCCAGGCAATCGTTTCCGAATTGATGAATACCCTCAATCATGACGTGGGCGGCGGCATCGCGCAGCGCCTCGAGCAGCTTTATATCTATGTCATTGATGAGTATATCAACGCCAACATCAACAATTCGCCCCGGGCTCTGGAGAACGCGATCAGGATCCTGACCGTGCTCCGCGATTCCTGGGTCGAGGCGATCGATATCTGGAAGCGGGAGCGCGACGCCGTACCCCCTTCCGTGCATCAGCCGGGTTACGTGGCGGGACAGGCACGATGA
- a CDS encoding flagellar assembly protein FliW encodes MNVTTTRFGEIAVEEAKIITLPDGMLGFSEKRFVLLTPQNITPFCWLQSVENPELAFVVVDTKECASDYAVKLTAEESEKLCVNDGDEVVLLAVVTMASDPFNITVNLQGPIALNPKRMLAKQIVLEGSRYTTKHPFFDQAARSKAPGKRNASGEVTAA; translated from the coding sequence GTGAACGTGACCACCACGCGCTTCGGCGAGATAGCAGTTGAAGAGGCGAAAATCATCACCCTCCCCGACGGGATGCTCGGATTCTCCGAGAAACGCTTTGTCCTGCTCACCCCGCAAAACATAACTCCCTTCTGTTGGCTCCAGTCAGTGGAAAACCCGGAACTGGCCTTCGTGGTGGTAGACACCAAGGAGTGTGCGTCGGACTATGCGGTGAAGCTCACCGCCGAGGAGAGCGAAAAGCTCTGCGTGAACGACGGCGATGAGGTAGTGCTGCTGGCGGTCGTGACCATGGCCTCCGATCCCTTCAATATTACGGTCAACCTCCAGGGGCCCATCGCTCTCAACCCGAAGCGGATGCTTGCCAAGCAGATCGTTCTGGAGGGGAGCAGGTATACCACCAAGCATCCCTTCTTTGATCAGGCTGCCAGGAGCAAGGCGCCCGGCAAGAGGAACGCGTCCGGCGAGGTTACGGCGGCGTGA
- the flgL gene encoding flagellar hook-associated protein FlgL gives MRVTQNTTANLVLNSLQTIRRRTEELEQQAATGVKINAPGDDPVTAQQILHMKSLMAAGDQYSRNISNGISWLSMTEAAMDEMGNVLTRAKELTVQMANATSDAKARESGMNEIVQLRNQLIQLGNTQLNGRYVFGGFKNDTPPFDSTGAFNGTDDSITIEIDRGAFVPINYSGGELLRGGTPPGSTGTDIIGVFDNLITALGANDQTAVQAELPNLEDALSQVLSTRTDLGARMNRLEGQKNVIEEMKFSLTKVLSDKQDVDFMQVISDLTKQQTAFEAAIAASGKISQISLLDYLS, from the coding sequence ATGAGAGTTACTCAAAACACCACGGCAAACCTGGTTCTCAACAGCCTTCAGACGATCAGGCGGAGGACCGAAGAGCTGGAGCAGCAGGCTGCCACTGGCGTGAAGATCAACGCGCCGGGGGACGATCCGGTCACCGCCCAGCAGATTCTCCACATGAAATCGCTCATGGCGGCAGGGGACCAGTATTCGCGCAATATCTCCAACGGCATTTCCTGGCTCTCCATGACCGAGGCAGCCATGGACGAGATGGGGAACGTGCTCACCCGGGCCAAGGAGCTGACGGTACAGATGGCCAACGCCACCAGCGACGCCAAGGCCCGGGAGTCGGGCATGAACGAGATCGTCCAGCTCCGCAATCAGCTCATTCAGCTCGGCAACACCCAGCTCAACGGTCGCTACGTGTTCGGAGGATTCAAGAACGACACCCCTCCCTTCGATTCAACGGGCGCTTTCAACGGCACCGATGACAGCATTACCATCGAGATCGACCGGGGGGCCTTCGTGCCGATCAACTACTCCGGCGGCGAGCTGCTCAGGGGGGGGACTCCGCCGGGCTCCACCGGCACAGACATTATCGGGGTGTTCGACAACCTGATCACCGCTTTGGGTGCCAACGACCAGACCGCCGTCCAGGCGGAACTGCCGAACCTGGAGGATGCCCTTTCCCAGGTCCTGTCTACCCGCACCGATCTCGGTGCCCGCATGAACCGGCTCGAAGGTCAGAAGAACGTCATCGAGGAGATGAAGTTCAGTCTCACAAAAGTCCTCTCCGACAAGCAGGATGTGGACTTCATGCAGGTCATCAGCGACCTGACCAAGCAGCAGACGGCCTTTGAAGCGGCAATCGCGGCATCGGGGAAAATTTCACAGATTTCACTTCTTGACTACCTCTCGTAG
- a CDS encoding PilZ-like domain-containing protein — protein sequence MSADGSEYGRYFEQLQKVNLTVRLGDTGSFDGTAAITSLKGSLAWLELFGAEQPPPNTLSEGAEVSVSVWTGGALCRCDGRVETLRDDRQFAIRLVGRVRELQRREYFRLDVSIPFSYELLAGVSPEEAQERWLHERMDSWRSPAMVQEGSSWRVVDWNGRDIPSARANLSGGGMRFRVSEDVASGTLMLVSLFLPHPQPRVICVLAEALRCAEITLTLQAGTHYSLSMRFITISDKDREAVISYLFSEQRRELMSKSDRFQIGGRR from the coding sequence ATGTCCGCTGATGGTTCCGAGTACGGACGGTACTTCGAGCAGCTCCAGAAGGTCAATCTCACGGTACGGCTGGGCGATACCGGCTCGTTTGACGGAACTGCCGCCATTACCTCGCTGAAGGGAAGCCTTGCCTGGCTCGAGTTGTTCGGCGCCGAGCAGCCGCCCCCCAATACACTCAGCGAGGGTGCCGAGGTTTCCGTCTCCGTCTGGACCGGAGGGGCCCTCTGCCGGTGCGATGGCCGGGTTGAGACGCTGCGTGACGACCGGCAGTTCGCCATCCGTCTCGTGGGAAGGGTTCGTGAGCTGCAGCGGCGCGAATATTTTCGCCTCGACGTCTCGATTCCGTTCAGCTACGAACTGCTGGCGGGGGTGTCGCCCGAAGAAGCCCAGGAGCGTTGGCTTCACGAGAGAATGGACTCATGGCGCTCTCCGGCAATGGTCCAGGAGGGGTCAAGCTGGCGGGTCGTGGACTGGAACGGTCGCGACATCCCATCCGCCCGGGCCAATCTGAGCGGCGGCGGCATGAGGTTCAGGGTTTCCGAGGATGTGGCATCGGGGACCCTCATGCTGGTCAGTCTCTTTCTCCCGCATCCCCAGCCCCGGGTGATCTGCGTCCTGGCCGAGGCCCTGCGCTGCGCCGAAATCACTCTTACGCTCCAGGCGGGAACCCACTACTCCCTCTCCATGAGGTTCATCACCATCAGCGACAAGGACCGCGAAGCGGTCATCTCCTACCTTTTTTCCGAGCAGCGTCGTGAGTTGATGTCGAAAAGCGATCGTTTTCAGATCGGGGGACGACGGTGA
- a CDS encoding sigma 54-interacting transcriptional regulator, with amino-acid sequence MTRLTAILHSEREFFSRVARAAFLNPFSESRDELDQSLAGNDVDRKGALDAAIARVADRSAALREALSGSLTRVPVSERETIRTVLLFDLYHRFLDDFDRLIRDQAAAGDTPCPVPFAGKFQAAFDEAGFPGGESRRYLALFYQIRRAFYFIREGLAGSSASLRRVREHLWQTLFTHNIRWFEQHLWDRMEDFSVLILGETGTGKGTAAAAIGRSGFIPFDPGSGRFSESFTRNFLAVNLSQYPEGILESELFGHRKGAFTGAIDHHEGVFSRCTPHGAIFLDEIGEVSLPVQVKLLQVVQERIFSPVGSHQRLRFSGRLIAATNRDLTRLRQEGAFRDDFYYRLCSDVITIPPLRQRVRERPEELNELIAGILRRLAGAAPDKEVQVLRRAIERDVGKEYHWPGNVRELEQAVRRVLVTGHYRGEAKPEPAGDLPRYLKEAAERECDAQELLAGYCRLLYERHGTFEEVARRANLDRRTVKKYLQREQCARGDNRGRP; translated from the coding sequence ATGACGCGTTTAACAGCCATCCTGCATTCCGAGCGTGAGTTTTTCAGCCGGGTCGCCCGGGCCGCCTTTCTCAACCCCTTCAGCGAAAGCCGGGATGAGCTTGACCAGTCCCTGGCCGGAAACGATGTCGACCGCAAAGGCGCGCTGGATGCCGCCATAGCCCGCGTGGCGGACCGCTCCGCCGCCCTGCGGGAAGCCCTGAGCGGCAGTCTGACCCGCGTCCCAGTCTCAGAGAGGGAAACGATACGAACGGTGCTCCTCTTTGATCTGTACCACCGTTTTCTCGACGATTTCGACCGGCTGATCCGCGACCAGGCCGCGGCCGGCGACACGCCCTGCCCCGTCCCCTTTGCCGGGAAATTCCAAGCCGCATTCGACGAGGCGGGATTCCCGGGTGGTGAAAGTCGCCGCTATCTTGCCCTCTTCTACCAGATTCGCCGGGCCTTTTACTTCATCCGCGAGGGACTTGCCGGCTCCAGCGCTTCCCTGCGGCGGGTGCGCGAACATCTCTGGCAGACCCTTTTCACCCACAACATCCGTTGGTTCGAGCAGCATCTCTGGGACCGCATGGAGGACTTTTCCGTTCTGATCCTCGGGGAGACCGGCACCGGCAAGGGCACAGCTGCTGCGGCCATCGGCCGTTCGGGGTTCATCCCCTTTGACCCGGGAAGCGGCCGGTTCAGCGAGAGTTTCACCCGCAACTTTCTGGCGGTGAACCTGTCCCAGTACCCGGAGGGAATTCTGGAGTCAGAGCTCTTCGGCCACCGGAAGGGAGCCTTTACCGGTGCCATTGACCACCACGAGGGTGTCTTCAGTCGTTGCACTCCCCACGGCGCCATATTCCTGGACGAGATAGGCGAGGTTTCACTGCCGGTACAGGTAAAACTTCTACAAGTGGTGCAAGAGCGGATTTTCTCCCCCGTGGGAAGTCACCAGCGGCTCCGCTTCAGCGGACGGCTCATCGCGGCCACCAATCGAGACCTGACCCGCCTGCGCCAAGAGGGAGCGTTCAGGGATGACTTCTACTACCGTCTTTGTTCGGATGTCATCACCATTCCGCCTTTACGGCAGCGGGTACGGGAGCGCCCCGAGGAACTGAACGAGCTCATCGCTGGCATCCTCCGCCGACTGGCGGGTGCTGCTCCGGACAAGGAGGTACAAGTGCTGCGTCGGGCCATCGAGCGCGATGTGGGGAAAGAGTATCACTGGCCGGGGAATGTGCGGGAACTGGAGCAGGCGGTACGGCGGGTGCTGGTGACGGGACACTACCGGGGTGAGGCGAAACCGGAACCGGCCGGTGACTTGCCGCGGTATCTCAAAGAGGCGGCAGAGAGGGAGTGTGACGCTCAGGAACTGCTGGCAGGATATTGTCGCCTGCTCTATGAACGCCACGGGACTTTCGAGGAGGTGGCGAGGCGGGCCAATCTCGACCGGAGAACCGTGAAAAAGTACCTGCAGCGGGAGCAGTGCGCCCGCGGCGATAATCGTGGCCGGCCCTAG